One genomic segment of Streptomyces sp. RerS4 includes these proteins:
- a CDS encoding DinB family protein — protein sequence MTSDGSHRPEPSTTAGEREMLDGWLDYHRSTLAWKCEGLTDEQVRLTSLKPSGLSLLGLVRHMAEVERYWFREITLGEDLPELYSSRENVDGDFEFTDADTWADARRVWETEVELARQAVAGRSLDSVSDAASHHRGEVFNLRWVYTHMIEEYARHNGHADLLREHVDGVTGE from the coding sequence ATGACCTCTGATGGATCACACCGCCCCGAACCCTCCACGACCGCCGGCGAACGGGAGATGCTGGACGGCTGGCTGGACTACCACCGTTCGACCCTGGCCTGGAAGTGCGAGGGGCTCACGGACGAGCAGGTGCGGCTGACGTCGCTCAAGCCCTCGGGACTGAGCCTGTTGGGGCTCGTACGGCACATGGCGGAGGTGGAGCGGTACTGGTTCCGGGAGATCACCCTCGGCGAGGACCTGCCGGAGCTGTACAGCTCCCGGGAGAACGTGGACGGGGACTTCGAGTTCACGGACGCGGACACCTGGGCCGACGCCCGGCGGGTGTGGGAGACCGAGGTGGAGCTGGCGCGGCAGGCCGTCGCGGGCCGCTCCCTCGACAGCGTGTCGGACGCCGCGAGCCACCACCGGGGCGAGGTGTTCAACCTCCGCTGGGTCTACACCCACATGATCGAGGAGTACGCGCGCCACAACGGCCACGCCGACCTGCTGCGCGAGCACGTCGACGGCGTCACGGGCGAGTGA
- a CDS encoding uracil-DNA glycosylase, with product MLPESWLPAVGGELEQPYFKELLEFVEKERANGPVYPPREQVFAALEATPFDKVKVLVLGQDPYHGAGQGHGLCFSVRPGVKTPPSLRNIYKEMKEELGLPVPDNGYLMPWALQGVLLLNAVLTVREAEPNSHKGKGWEKFTDAVIRAVSERPDPVVFVLWGAYAQKKIPLIDTERHVIVKGAHPSPLSAKKFFGSRPFTQINEAVAAQGHEPIDWRIPDLG from the coding sequence ATGCTGCCCGAGTCCTGGCTCCCCGCTGTCGGCGGGGAGCTGGAGCAGCCCTACTTCAAGGAACTCCTGGAGTTCGTCGAGAAGGAGCGGGCCAACGGGCCGGTCTACCCGCCCCGCGAGCAGGTGTTCGCGGCCCTGGAGGCCACGCCGTTCGACAAGGTCAAGGTGCTCGTCCTCGGCCAGGACCCGTACCACGGCGCCGGCCAGGGCCACGGCCTGTGCTTCTCCGTGCGGCCCGGGGTCAAGACCCCGCCCTCGCTGCGCAACATCTACAAGGAGATGAAGGAGGAGCTCGGCCTCCCCGTCCCCGACAACGGCTACCTGATGCCGTGGGCCCTGCAGGGCGTCCTGCTGCTCAACGCGGTCCTCACCGTTCGCGAGGCCGAGCCCAACTCGCACAAGGGCAAGGGCTGGGAGAAGTTCACCGACGCCGTCATCCGCGCCGTCTCCGAGCGGCCCGACCCGGTCGTCTTCGTGCTCTGGGGCGCCTACGCCCAGAAGAAGATCCCGCTGATCGACACCGAGCGGCACGTCATCGTCAAGGGCGCCCACCCCTCCCCGCTGTCGGCGAAGAAGTTCTTCGGCTCCCGCCCCTTCACCCAGATCAACGAGGCCGTCGCCGCCCAGGGCCATGAGCCGATTGACTGGCGGATCCCGGACCTGGGCTGA
- a CDS encoding Gfo/Idh/MocA family oxidoreductase: MKVGVIGLGDIAQKAYLPVLTTRPGVELHLQTRTPATLERIGARHHIPAERLHASLDALLDQGLDAAFVHAPTTAHPEIVERLVEAGVATYVDKPLAYELADSRRLVELAEERGVSLCVGFNRRHAPGYAQCVEHPRELIILQKNRVGLPEDPRTLVLDDFIHVVDTLRFLLPGEADHIDVRAVVREGLMHQVVLQMSGEGFTALGVMNRLSGSSEEILEVSGQDAKRQVVNLAEVIDHRGQPTVRRRGDWVSVARQRGIEQVVDTFLEAVEAGTTLSARDALLTHELCERVVLTALEQASPRP, from the coding sequence GTGAAGGTCGGCGTCATCGGACTCGGCGACATCGCGCAGAAGGCGTACCTGCCCGTCCTCACCACCCGCCCCGGAGTCGAACTGCACCTGCAGACCCGTACTCCCGCCACCCTGGAGCGGATCGGAGCCCGCCACCACATCCCGGCCGAGCGCCTGCACGCCTCGCTCGACGCGCTGCTCGACCAGGGCCTCGACGCCGCCTTCGTGCACGCCCCGACCACCGCCCACCCGGAGATCGTGGAGCGGCTGGTGGAGGCGGGCGTGGCGACGTACGTGGACAAGCCGCTGGCCTACGAACTCGCCGACTCCCGGCGCTTGGTGGAGCTGGCCGAGGAGCGCGGGGTCTCCCTCTGCGTGGGCTTCAACCGCCGCCACGCGCCCGGCTACGCGCAGTGCGTCGAGCACCCGCGCGAGCTGATCATCCTGCAGAAGAACCGGGTCGGGCTGCCCGAGGACCCGCGCACCCTGGTCCTCGACGACTTCATCCACGTCGTCGACACCCTGCGCTTCCTGCTGCCCGGCGAAGCGGACCACATCGACGTCCGGGCCGTGGTGCGCGAGGGATTGATGCATCAGGTGGTGCTCCAGATGTCCGGGGAGGGCTTCACCGCGCTCGGCGTCATGAACCGCCTGTCGGGCTCCAGCGAGGAGATCCTGGAGGTCTCGGGGCAGGACGCCAAGCGGCAGGTCGTCAACCTCGCCGAGGTCATCGACCACCGGGGCCAGCCGACCGTACGGCGGCGCGGGGACTGGGTGTCGGTCGCCCGCCAGCGCGGCATCGAGCAGGTCGTCGACACCTTCCTGGAGGCCGTCGAAGCCGGTACGACGCTCAGCGCCCGGGACGCGCTCCTCACCCACGAGCTGTGCGAGCGGGTGGTGCTGACGGCCCTGGAGCAGGCCTCGCCGCGACCCTGA